One Planctomycetaceae bacterium genomic window carries:
- a CDS encoding phosphotransferase has translation MLSADEIDLVRRDPRLPGLATVLDEAAFRRSLSETTGRGFDFARIQYVRYKPARRCLVQYEIGTGGDRFDVVASALSDDGWAKHLQTGDTAVGSLPLPTGIPSSQVALSAFPVDRRLRCLALLLDAERRGKVLKRLFSGRPEWWNAELVPIAWRPSRRFVLRGDVGGRPAFALKGYCRTTFERALAATEATVAPDGVRVPDCVGCFRRHRLLAFEWLPGQLLADAIVHTEALSAELQNVGAALARFHAHETSQRSIPRTETTPQNLRQLCDDITHLCPAIGSRVTRLTESLIVGVESEHGTPTTIHGDFYAKQVLLNDGVASFIDFDETHHGSRWTDVGNFIAKLVWSEIRDELPRSYVADCRQSFLNGYVRRAGCGGDAAVRTYTAIGLLRCVPHPFRRGFPNWAQMMETLITRAEDEQRGSPPCVANRSKSSATRIVDDRMPMLEGALDPMAMTAELSSTGILSADETVAAARMIKHKPGRRCLIAYDLTAPHGGPRRTILGKIRAKGLDFHSHEIQQRLWRSGFSDDCQDRISVARPIGLMPKLDMWFQEFVPGDSFTEVMTRPDALPLAERIVRAIRKLQNADVITHRSHTMADELSILTTRLNDAAERHPEFAERIHLVADDCRVLAEQLPDQPAVTCHRDFFPDQVLVDGDRLWLLDFDLCCSGPPALDAANFIAHVLEQSLRQPQHRRVLSRFAGAMESAWTATGGDPGALKILTTISLARHIQISTQFPDRRDFTVQILRAVESRRSGLRSLQTSHR, from the coding sequence ATGCTCTCAGCGGATGAAATCGATCTGGTCCGTCGCGACCCCCGTCTTCCCGGACTGGCCACCGTTCTGGACGAAGCTGCGTTTCGACGGTCGCTCAGCGAAACAACCGGCCGCGGATTCGACTTCGCCCGAATTCAATACGTGCGCTACAAACCCGCACGCCGCTGCCTGGTGCAGTATGAAATCGGGACCGGCGGTGATCGGTTTGATGTCGTCGCATCGGCACTCAGTGACGACGGCTGGGCCAAACATCTGCAGACCGGCGACACGGCCGTCGGTTCACTGCCATTGCCGACCGGCATTCCGTCGTCGCAGGTGGCGCTGTCTGCGTTTCCCGTTGACCGACGGTTGCGGTGCCTGGCATTGCTGCTGGACGCCGAGCGGCGCGGGAAGGTTTTGAAGCGACTCTTTTCCGGCCGGCCGGAATGGTGGAACGCGGAACTCGTGCCGATTGCCTGGCGGCCGTCGCGGCGGTTCGTGTTGCGAGGTGATGTTGGCGGCCGACCCGCGTTTGCTCTCAAGGGATACTGCCGCACCACGTTTGAACGAGCACTGGCGGCGACCGAAGCCACCGTCGCGCCGGATGGAGTTCGCGTGCCCGATTGTGTCGGTTGCTTTCGTCGCCACCGGCTGCTGGCGTTCGAGTGGCTGCCCGGACAACTGCTGGCCGATGCGATCGTTCACACGGAAGCACTCAGCGCGGAACTGCAAAACGTCGGAGCCGCACTGGCGCGGTTCCATGCACACGAAACCTCACAGCGGTCGATTCCGCGAACGGAAACCACGCCGCAGAACCTTCGGCAGCTTTGCGACGACATCACCCATCTTTGTCCGGCCATAGGGTCGCGAGTCACCCGGCTGACGGAATCGCTGATCGTCGGCGTTGAATCCGAACACGGAACACCGACCACCATCCACGGTGACTTCTACGCGAAGCAGGTACTGCTGAACGACGGTGTCGCGTCGTTTATTGATTTCGATGAAACCCACCACGGTTCTCGCTGGACCGACGTCGGAAATTTCATCGCCAAGCTGGTGTGGTCCGAAATTCGTGATGAGCTGCCGCGATCTTACGTCGCAGACTGCCGGCAGAGTTTTCTGAACGGCTATGTTCGCAGGGCCGGCTGCGGCGGCGACGCGGCAGTTCGAACCTATACGGCGATCGGACTGCTGCGCTGCGTACCGCATCCGTTCCGCCGCGGCTTTCCGAACTGGGCGCAGATGATGGAAACGCTCATCACGCGAGCCGAAGACGAACAGCGCGGCTCGCCACCCTGCGTCGCGAATCGATCGAAAAGCTCCGCCACGCGTATCGTCGACGACCGTATGCCGATGCTGGAAGGAGCACTCGATCCGATGGCAATGACGGCGGAACTTTCGTCAACCGGCATTCTGTCCGCTGACGAAACCGTTGCCGCCGCGCGGATGATCAAACACAAACCGGGACGCCGCTGCCTGATCGCCTACGATCTGACAGCGCCGCACGGCGGACCACGACGCACAATTCTTGGCAAGATCCGGGCAAAAGGACTGGATTTTCACAGTCACGAAATTCAGCAGCGCCTGTGGCGAAGCGGTTTTTCTGACGACTGCCAGGACCGCATCAGCGTGGCTCGTCCGATCGGCTTGATGCCGAAACTTGATATGTGGTTTCAGGAATTCGTGCCCGGCGATTCGTTCACCGAAGTGATGACGCGGCCGGACGCGCTGCCACTTGCCGAACGAATCGTCCGGGCCATTCGAAAACTTCAGAACGCCGACGTCATCACCCATCGCAGCCACACGATGGCTGACGAACTTTCGATTCTGACGACCCGTTTGAACGACGCAGCCGAGCGGCATCCGGAATTCGCGGAACGCATCCATCTGGTGGCCGACGATTGCCGGGTTCTCGCCGAGCAGTTGCCCGATCAGCCGGCGGTGACCTGCCATCGCGACTTTTTTCCGGATCAGGTGCTTGTCGACGGAGACCGTTTGTGGCTGCTGGATTTCGACCTCTGCTGCAGTGGTCCGCCGGCGCTCGATGCGGCCAACTTCATCGCTCACGTGTTGGAACAGTCGCTGCGACAGCCGCAGCATCGCCGGGTGCTGAGCCGATTTGCCGGTGCGATGGAGTCAGCATGGACCGCCACGGGAGGCGACCCGGGGGCTCTGAAAATCCTGACGACGATTTCTCTGGCGCGGCACATTCAGATCAGCACGCAATTCCCGGATCGCCGCGATTTTACGGTACAGATCCTGCGCGCCGTCGAATCCAGACGGTCCGGGCTTCGTTCACTACAGACCAGCCACCGGTAA
- a CDS encoding glycosyltransferase family 4 protein, which yields MRIAYVCADRGVPVFGKKGCSIHVQEVLRAMLKRGWTVDLYASRPGGEPADDLRDASVHRLPQFVPGESQGDAARDLVFDANRCLHATLQENGPYDLIYERYSLWSFAAQEYAADNEIPSVLEVNAPLIEEQSRYRTLTEPQLAEELTTRAFASSRSLVAVSEEVADYLRKRPETSRRVHVVSNGVSAERFCRTEDRVTRRSDFGSTCHFRADHPFTIAFVGSLKPWHGVETLIDAFARVSRTYPDVRLRIVGDGPERQSLQNRVHRTMPSRVDMVEFCGAVDHDRVPGILAHVDVAVAPYPDLDGFYFSPLKIYEYMAAGCAVVASRVGAPARIITSGKNGLLCVPEDCADLADKLRTLYSNPDLCRELGDAARSMILRQHTWDHVLQAILATVDAAGEPMLAEVLR from the coding sequence ATGCGGATCGCTTACGTCTGTGCCGATCGCGGTGTGCCCGTGTTCGGAAAAAAAGGCTGTTCCATCCACGTGCAGGAGGTCCTGCGAGCCATGCTGAAACGCGGCTGGACCGTGGATCTGTACGCGTCACGTCCGGGAGGCGAACCGGCTGATGATCTGCGCGATGCCAGCGTTCACCGGCTTCCTCAGTTCGTGCCCGGCGAATCGCAGGGCGATGCGGCCAGAGATCTGGTGTTCGACGCGAATCGCTGCCTGCATGCGACGCTGCAGGAAAACGGTCCGTACGATCTGATTTACGAACGTTATTCGCTGTGGAGCTTCGCCGCACAGGAATACGCGGCCGACAACGAAATCCCGTCCGTTTTGGAAGTCAACGCACCTCTGATCGAAGAACAGTCTCGCTATCGAACGCTGACGGAACCGCAGTTGGCGGAAGAACTCACGACGCGCGCGTTCGCGTCGTCGCGTTCGCTGGTGGCGGTGTCGGAGGAAGTTGCCGACTACCTGCGAAAACGCCCGGAGACGTCACGCCGCGTGCATGTGGTTTCCAACGGCGTCAGCGCGGAACGCTTCTGCAGAACCGAAGACCGCGTGACGCGCCGTTCCGACTTCGGGTCGACGTGTCATTTCCGCGCCGACCATCCGTTCACGATCGCATTCGTCGGTTCGCTGAAGCCGTGGCATGGTGTGGAGACTCTGATCGATGCGTTCGCCCGGGTCAGCCGGACGTATCCCGACGTTCGCCTGCGAATCGTGGGTGACGGACCGGAACGGCAGTCTCTGCAAAACCGTGTTCACCGAACAATGCCGTCCCGCGTGGATATGGTCGAATTCTGCGGAGCCGTTGATCACGATCGCGTGCCTGGAATTCTTGCTCACGTGGATGTTGCCGTCGCACCGTATCCGGACCTGGACGGCTTCTATTTTTCGCCACTGAAAATCTACGAATACATGGCCGCCGGATGCGCGGTGGTCGCCAGCCGAGTCGGTGCTCCCGCGCGGATCATCACCAGCGGAAAGAACGGTCTGCTGTGCGTTCCGGAAGACTGTGCCGACCTGGCCGACAAGCTGCGGACGCTGTACAGCAATCCGGATTTGTGTCGCGAACTGGGTGACGCTGCCCGGTCCATGATTCTTCGTCAGCACACGTGGGATCATGTGTTGCAGGCAATTCTGGCGACCGTCGATGCGGCAGGCGAACCGATGCTCGCGGAGGTCCTGCGATGA
- a CDS encoding four helix bundle protein: MFCRCIQAQFFAGHSRAIRIASRIVNLHKFLCADKKEYVLSKQLLRSGTAIGALVREAEQAESKPDFVHKLAIALKEANETEYWILLLHKAEYLTVRESESILEDNKALL; this comes from the coding sequence GTGTTTTGCAGGTGCATTCAAGCTCAGTTCTTCGCGGGCCACTCACGGGCGATTCGGATTGCCTCGCGGATTGTGAATCTGCACAAGTTCCTGTGCGCGGATAAGAAAGAGTATGTGTTGTCGAAACAGTTGCTTCGGTCGGGAACGGCAATCGGAGCCCTCGTGCGTGAGGCCGAACAGGCGGAGAGCAAACCGGACTTCGTTCACAAGCTGGCGATCGCTCTCAAGGAAGCGAACGAAACTGAGTACTGGATCCTCCTGCTGCACAAAGCGGAATACCTGACGGTCCGCGAATCCGAATCGATCCTCGAAGACAACAAAGCGCTGCTCTGA
- a CDS encoding ABC transporter ATP-binding protein, translating into MSRPKSVFDSLPRSWRIFRYLAPRMRGEWKAIAAGLAALFTGVAFRIFEPWPLKYVLDRIVAQQLPGQLAPESGDTLTLLTIAAFAIVLITAARAFFEYRQTIGFALVGNRIITQLRSDLFGHMQNLSLDFHNSSRKGDLTIRVISDVNMLKEVVISALLPLASSLLILLGMASVMLWMHWKLALIAIGTFPVFWLFAARSGRKIHDASRRQRRREGALAATASESMSAQQAVQSLSLQNVFHTAFASQNNKSQKEGVRTSRLTAGLERTVDVMIATASAAVLWQGGRYALSGELSPGELVVFLTYLKRGFKPLQDFAKYTGRLSKATAAGERVIELLDTEPSVCDYPDAVQAPAVQGHVQLENVSFGYDTESVVLRRLNLDIPPGHHVALVGPSGIGKSTVLSLLMRLYDPKAGRVLIDGADIRSWTLQSLRSQISIVLQDNMLFAASIRDNIRYANPAATDDDVEAAARIASAHDFIQQLPDGYDTQLGERGVNLSHGQRQRIAIARAAIRRSPILLLDEPTTGLDEHNEQAVIESLLRVRAGRTTFTVTHNLRFASKADLVVFLSDGQISECGTHAELLHSNGQYARMFRRQVAVHSSDPVVAT; encoded by the coding sequence ATGAGCCGGCCGAAATCTGTTTTCGACAGTCTGCCGCGTTCCTGGCGGATTTTCCGTTACCTCGCTCCGCGAATGCGCGGCGAATGGAAGGCGATCGCGGCGGGCCTGGCGGCACTGTTTACCGGCGTCGCGTTTCGTATCTTCGAACCCTGGCCGCTGAAGTATGTGCTGGACCGCATCGTCGCTCAGCAGCTTCCGGGACAGCTCGCGCCGGAATCCGGCGACACGCTGACACTGCTGACGATTGCCGCGTTCGCGATCGTCCTGATCACCGCCGCTCGCGCCTTTTTCGAATATCGCCAGACCATTGGATTCGCGCTGGTCGGCAACCGAATCATCACTCAGCTTCGGTCCGACCTGTTCGGACACATGCAGAATCTGTCGCTCGATTTTCACAATTCGTCTCGCAAGGGAGACCTGACGATTCGCGTGATCAGCGACGTCAACATGCTGAAGGAAGTTGTGATTTCGGCACTGTTGCCGCTGGCTTCCAGCCTGCTGATTCTGCTGGGCATGGCGTCTGTGATGTTGTGGATGCACTGGAAGCTGGCCCTGATCGCCATCGGCACGTTTCCGGTGTTCTGGCTGTTTGCGGCCAGGTCGGGACGAAAAATCCACGACGCCTCACGCCGCCAGCGCCGGCGAGAAGGCGCGCTGGCGGCGACGGCGTCGGAATCCATGTCCGCTCAGCAGGCCGTGCAGTCGCTGTCGCTGCAGAACGTCTTTCACACGGCCTTCGCCAGTCAGAATAACAAGAGCCAGAAGGAAGGTGTCCGCACCAGCCGACTGACCGCCGGACTGGAACGAACGGTGGACGTCATGATCGCCACCGCATCCGCCGCCGTACTTTGGCAGGGCGGCCGCTACGCTCTTTCCGGCGAACTGAGCCCCGGAGAACTGGTCGTGTTTCTGACGTACCTGAAACGCGGATTCAAACCGCTGCAGGACTTTGCGAAATACACCGGACGCTTGTCAAAAGCCACCGCCGCCGGCGAACGCGTGATCGAACTGCTGGATACGGAACCGAGCGTCTGTGACTATCCGGACGCCGTTCAGGCTCCCGCCGTTCAGGGGCACGTGCAACTTGAAAACGTCAGCTTCGGCTACGACACGGAATCCGTTGTGCTGCGTCGTTTGAATCTGGATATCCCGCCCGGACATCACGTGGCTCTGGTCGGGCCATCGGGGATCGGCAAGTCCACCGTGCTGAGTCTGCTGATGCGGCTGTACGATCCGAAGGCCGGGCGAGTCCTGATCGACGGGGCGGACATTCGGTCATGGACACTGCAGTCGCTGCGGTCGCAAATCAGTATCGTGCTGCAGGACAACATGCTGTTCGCCGCCTCGATTCGCGACAACATCCGCTACGCCAATCCCGCCGCTACCGACGATGATGTCGAAGCCGCCGCCCGCATCGCGTCAGCTCACGACTTTATTCAGCAGCTTCCTGACGGCTACGACACTCAACTGGGTGAACGCGGCGTCAACCTGTCGCACGGCCAGCGTCAGAGAATCGCCATCGCCCGCGCGGCCATTCGTCGGTCGCCGATTCTGCTGCTGGACGAACCCACGACCGGACTGGACGAACACAACGAACAGGCCGTCATCGAATCGCTGCTGCGAGTCCGCGCCGGGCGCACCACGTTCACGGTGACTCACAACCTGCGATTCGCGTCAAAGGCGGATCTGGTCGTGTTTCTGTCCGACGGACAAATCTCCGAATGCGGCACACACGCGGAACTGCTGCACAGCAACGGTCAATACGCTCGCATGTTCCGACGACAGGTGGCCGTCCATTCGTCAGATCCCGTCGTCGCGACGTAG
- a CDS encoding glycosyltransferase — MPDRNLLQPAGPKIGYVVKRYPRFSETFIVNEILAHEADGLDIEIFSLRAPVDTHFQDRIARVKAPVTYLDRVSPDSSPALGNLKAQLLWQSLQKAGRQLPNFWTNLAEARQESAGDTWQAVRLALLVRERNIDHLHAHFATAAATVARLAAKFAGITFSFTAHAKDIFHEDVGADDLCRKLSDASSVITVSDFNEAYLRDRFPDESQAVCRIYNGLDLRDFEYDAPETRSPLILAVGRLVEKKGFCDLVSACEILTQRRVPFHCRIIGDGDLHDELQSQIRALGLFASVELAGPRPQQDVIRALRESAVFAAPCIIGQDGNRDGLPTVLLEAMALGTPCVSTDVTGIPEVIQHGETGLMVPQHDPTSLADALQKLIESADLRVRLARNARQQIEDNFDVHRNSAAIRELFCSAVASDRLAEKTANAGVLQEAL, encoded by the coding sequence ATGCCCGATCGTAATCTGCTGCAACCGGCGGGGCCAAAAATCGGCTATGTCGTGAAGCGCTATCCGCGGTTCTCCGAGACATTCATTGTCAACGAAATCCTCGCTCACGAAGCCGACGGACTCGACATCGAAATCTTTTCTCTGCGAGCACCCGTTGATACGCACTTTCAGGACCGGATCGCCCGCGTGAAAGCTCCCGTCACGTACCTGGACCGCGTGTCGCCGGATTCGTCGCCGGCGCTGGGAAATCTGAAAGCTCAGTTGTTGTGGCAGTCGCTGCAGAAAGCGGGCAGACAGCTTCCGAATTTCTGGACGAACCTTGCTGAAGCGCGGCAGGAATCGGCGGGAGACACCTGGCAGGCCGTTCGACTGGCGCTTCTGGTTCGCGAGCGAAACATCGATCACCTGCACGCTCACTTTGCGACGGCGGCCGCGACAGTGGCCCGGCTGGCTGCGAAGTTCGCCGGCATCACATTTTCATTCACCGCGCATGCCAAGGACATTTTTCACGAAGACGTCGGTGCCGATGACCTGTGCCGCAAGTTGAGCGACGCCAGTTCGGTCATCACCGTCAGCGATTTCAACGAAGCCTATCTGCGCGACCGGTTTCCCGACGAATCGCAGGCCGTGTGCCGGATCTACAACGGCCTGGATTTGCGAGACTTCGAATACGACGCTCCCGAAACGCGTTCGCCGCTGATCCTGGCGGTCGGGCGTCTGGTGGAAAAGAAGGGGTTTTGTGACCTGGTCTCGGCATGCGAAATCCTGACGCAGCGACGCGTGCCGTTTCACTGCCGCATCATCGGCGACGGCGACCTGCACGACGAACTGCAGTCGCAGATCCGGGCACTCGGTCTATTCGCCAGCGTGGAACTCGCCGGTCCGCGGCCGCAGCAGGACGTCATTCGGGCTCTGCGCGAATCGGCTGTGTTCGCCGCGCCGTGCATCATCGGCCAGGACGGAAACCGGGACGGTCTGCCAACCGTTCTGCTGGAAGCGATGGCGCTCGGAACACCCTGCGTTTCGACCGATGTCACCGGCATACCGGAAGTGATTCAACACGGTGAAACGGGGCTGATGGTTCCTCAGCACGATCCGACATCGCTCGCGGACGCGCTGCAGAAACTGATCGAATCGGCCGATCTTCGCGTGCGTCTGGCAAGGAATGCCCGCCAGCAGATCGAAGACAACTTCGACGTCCACCGCAACTCGGCGGCGATTCGCGAACTGTTTTGTTCGGCCGTCGCCAGCGACCGGCTCGCTGAGAAAACAGCCAACGCCGGCGTTTTGCAGGAGGCCCTCTGA
- a CDS encoding type I restriction-modification enzyme R subunit C-terminal domain-containing protein yields the protein MMVTSFWHPDGTPMSAQEFMTMLFGELPSFFHDEAELRAIWSTPGTRAKLLAGLAEKGFGAEQMAEMQRIIDAEKSDLFDVLANVAYALPTLTREERAGMARLEITAHFDARQQAFLDFVLAHYVDQGVQELDQKKLTPLLKLKYHDSIADAIADLGRPEEIGKLFAGFQQYLYQGSV from the coding sequence ATGATGGTCACCAGCTTCTGGCACCCCGACGGCACGCCTATGTCGGCGCAGGAGTTTATGACCATGCTGTTCGGCGAGTTGCCTTCGTTCTTTCACGACGAAGCCGAGTTGCGAGCGATCTGGAGCACACCCGGCACCCGCGCTAAGCTGCTGGCCGGACTGGCGGAGAAAGGTTTCGGCGCTGAGCAGATGGCCGAAATGCAGAGGATCATCGATGCCGAGAAGAGCGACCTGTTCGACGTGCTGGCCAACGTCGCCTACGCCCTTCCCACGCTGACCCGCGAAGAACGCGCCGGAATGGCCAGGCTGGAGATCACCGCCCACTTCGATGCCAGGCAACAAGCCTTCCTGGACTTCGTGCTGGCGCATTACGTGGATCAGGGTGTCCAGGAATTAGACCAAAAAAAACTGACGCCGTTGTTGAAGCTGAAGTACCACGACTCGATCGCCGACGCCATCGCCGACCTGGGACGGCCGGAAGAGATTGGCAAGTTGTTCGCTGGCTTTCAGCAGTACCTCTATCAGGGCTCAGTTTGA
- a CDS encoding Fic family protein, whose amino-acid sequence MTTPQNTPPANRFWHPDQPFNELPTLPPGVDLETKPILKQCIAARAALAELKQAAELIPNQSVLINTLPLLEAQASSEIENIVTTTDQLFQFREDDDSADAATKEALRYSRSLLEGFRSLLQRPLTTKTAEEICSQIKGQQMHVRSVPGTALAKGQTGEVVYTPPVGVDLLRSLLSNWERFLHESTELDPLIRMAVAHYQFEAIHPFTDGNGRTGRVLNSLFFISEGLLTLPILYLSRFIIQNKANYYRLLQDVTRSDAWDEWVLFILRGVKETAEWTVAKIAAIRELQAQTTEHVRQKAPKVYSHELVNLIFELPYCRISNVTDRAIAARQTASTYLKKLVEIGVLTERQVGREKLFIHPRLMTLLTRDSNDWQPFL is encoded by the coding sequence ATGACAACGCCTCAGAACACGCCGCCTGCGAACAGGTTCTGGCACCCCGACCAGCCGTTTAACGAGCTGCCGACACTGCCTCCGGGCGTCGATCTGGAAACGAAGCCGATTCTGAAGCAGTGCATCGCCGCCCGAGCGGCGCTGGCCGAACTGAAGCAGGCGGCGGAGCTGATTCCGAACCAGAGCGTGCTGATCAACACGCTGCCGCTGCTGGAAGCCCAGGCCAGTTCGGAAATCGAGAACATCGTCACCACGACGGACCAGCTCTTTCAGTTCCGCGAAGACGACGACAGTGCCGACGCCGCGACGAAGGAAGCTCTGCGTTACAGCCGGTCGCTGCTGGAAGGTTTTCGGTCGCTGCTGCAGCGGCCTCTGACGACAAAAACGGCGGAAGAAATCTGCAGCCAGATCAAGGGGCAGCAGATGCACGTCCGCAGCGTCCCCGGAACGGCCCTGGCAAAAGGCCAGACCGGCGAAGTTGTCTACACCCCGCCAGTCGGAGTCGACCTGCTGCGTTCTTTGCTGTCGAACTGGGAGCGATTTCTGCACGAGTCGACGGAGCTGGACCCGCTGATCCGGATGGCAGTCGCTCACTACCAGTTCGAGGCCATCCACCCCTTCACCGACGGCAACGGTCGCACGGGCCGAGTGCTCAACAGCCTGTTCTTCATCAGTGAGGGCCTGCTGACGCTGCCGATCCTGTACCTCAGCCGGTTCATCATCCAGAACAAGGCAAACTACTACCGGCTGCTGCAGGATGTCACACGATCCGATGCGTGGGACGAGTGGGTGCTGTTCATTCTGCGGGGCGTGAAGGAAACGGCGGAATGGACGGTCGCGAAGATCGCCGCCATCCGTGAACTGCAGGCTCAGACGACCGAGCACGTCCGCCAGAAGGCTCCGAAGGTCTACAGCCACGAACTGGTCAACCTGATCTTCGAGCTGCCCTACTGCCGGATCTCGAACGTCACGGACCGCGCGATTGCCGCGCGGCAGACCGCGTCGACCTACTTGAAAAAGCTGGTCGAGATCGGCGTGCTGACGGAACGCCAGGTCGGGCGTGAGAAGTTGTTCATTCACCCGCGATTGATGACACTTCTGACTCGCGACTCAAATGACTGGCAGCCCTTTCTGTGA